Proteins from a single region of Dysosmobacter acutus:
- the mraY gene encoding phospho-N-acetylmuramoyl-pentapeptide-transferase — protein sequence MIACVLSFVVTALVGKWLVPELRKLKAGQSIRTDGPKWHMAKEGTPTMGGLMFIAGVGVTILICCWKSMLQGNFSHLYVFLFALVYGAIGYVDDYRKVRMHQNLGLTALQKFLMQLAAAVAFLCLMRFEGLLTPNLYLPFFNTYLVMNWVVYLIFAAFVIVGTVNAVNLTDGIDGLAASVTVPVALFFAIAAAWWGYRELGVFAGALCGGLIGFLIYNFHPAKVFMGDTGSLFLGGAVAAMAFAFDMPLILIPVGIIYIAETLSDIIQVGYFKLTHGKRFFRMAPLHHHLELCGWSEKKLVFVFSGITVLFCALALWGVAGRFAM from the coding sequence ATGATTGCCTGCGTGCTGAGTTTTGTGGTCACCGCGCTGGTGGGGAAGTGGCTGGTGCCTGAGCTGCGCAAGCTGAAGGCCGGCCAGAGCATCCGGACCGACGGACCCAAATGGCATATGGCCAAGGAGGGCACGCCGACCATGGGCGGGCTGATGTTCATCGCCGGGGTGGGCGTAACCATTCTGATCTGCTGCTGGAAGAGCATGCTTCAGGGAAATTTCTCCCACCTCTATGTGTTCCTCTTCGCCCTGGTATACGGCGCCATCGGCTATGTGGACGACTACAGAAAGGTGCGCATGCATCAGAACTTAGGGCTCACCGCGCTGCAGAAGTTTTTGATGCAGCTGGCCGCCGCCGTGGCATTTTTGTGCCTGATGCGCTTTGAGGGGCTGCTGACGCCCAACCTGTATCTCCCCTTTTTCAACACCTACCTTGTGATGAACTGGGTGGTTTACCTGATTTTCGCCGCCTTTGTCATCGTGGGCACGGTGAACGCGGTGAACCTGACCGACGGCATCGACGGCCTTGCGGCCAGCGTCACGGTGCCGGTGGCGCTGTTTTTCGCCATTGCCGCGGCCTGGTGGGGCTATCGGGAGCTTGGGGTGTTCGCCGGCGCGCTGTGCGGCGGTCTGATCGGCTTTCTGATCTACAACTTTCACCCGGCCAAGGTGTTTATGGGCGACACGGGCTCGCTCTTTTTGGGCGGCGCCGTGGCGGCCATGGCCTTTGCCTTTGACATGCCGCTGATCCTGATCCCCGTGGGGATCATCTACATCGCCGAGACGCTCTCGGACATCATCCAGGTGGGGTATTTCAAGCTGACCCACGGCAAGCGCTTTTTCCGCATGGCCCCGTTGCACCACCACCTGGAGCTGTGCGGCTGGAGTGAAAAAAAGCTGGTGTTCGTATTTTCCGGGATCACGGTGCTCTTTTGCGCCCTGGCCCTGTGGGGTGTGGCCGGCCGGTTCGCCATGTAA
- the ftsW gene encoding putative lipid II flippase FtsW produces the protein MAQQRRSREELAAIAQRKEHAKEMERLSREAAKGPVDVPFLLLVLLLMGIGLVMLLSASFPSAYYEEGNPTKYFMRQSVFAAMGVAGMIIVSRINYQRFRGVAKLALFGAVLLLILVIIPGVGVTHNNATRWLRIGPLEFQPSELAKLGVVLYFSDSISKKKDKMQTLRYGIAPYAVILLAIAALMMLEPHLSGTVLILGTGAALMLVGGIEWKWVGGVLAAAAAGAYLLIGVVGYGASRIAMWKDPWIDSLGDGYQMVQSYLAIGSGGLFGVGLGKSRQKYLYLPEEHNDFIFSVVCEELGLIGATIIMVLFALLILRGYWIALQARDRFGSLLVVGVTTLLAMQTFLNIAVVSGLVPATGISLPFFSYGGTALLIQLVEMGIVLSVSRQMKPSRAG, from the coding sequence GTGGCACAGCAACGCAGAAGCCGGGAGGAACTGGCCGCCATTGCGCAGCGCAAGGAGCATGCAAAAGAGATGGAGCGGCTCAGCCGGGAGGCGGCGAAGGGTCCGGTGGATGTCCCCTTCCTGCTGCTGGTGCTGCTGCTGATGGGGATTGGCCTCGTCATGCTGCTCTCCGCCAGCTTTCCCTCCGCTTATTATGAAGAGGGGAACCCGACCAAGTACTTTATGCGCCAGAGCGTGTTCGCGGCCATGGGCGTCGCCGGGATGATCATTGTCTCCCGCATCAACTACCAGCGCTTCCGGGGCGTTGCAAAATTGGCGCTGTTTGGCGCTGTTTTGCTGCTGATTCTGGTCATCATTCCCGGCGTGGGCGTGACGCACAACAACGCCACCCGCTGGCTGAGGATTGGGCCCCTTGAGTTCCAGCCTTCGGAGCTTGCCAAGCTGGGCGTGGTCCTCTATTTCTCTGACAGCATCTCAAAGAAGAAGGATAAGATGCAGACCCTGCGCTACGGCATCGCCCCCTATGCGGTGATCCTGCTGGCAATTGCCGCGCTGATGATGCTGGAGCCCCACCTCTCGGGCACGGTGCTGATCTTAGGCACCGGCGCCGCGCTGATGCTGGTGGGCGGCATCGAGTGGAAATGGGTGGGCGGCGTGCTGGCCGCGGCCGCGGCGGGCGCGTATCTGCTCATCGGCGTGGTGGGTTACGGCGCCTCCCGCATCGCCATGTGGAAGGACCCCTGGATAGACTCCCTTGGAGACGGGTACCAGATGGTGCAGAGCTATCTTGCCATCGGCTCCGGCGGCCTTTTCGGCGTGGGCCTGGGCAAGAGCCGGCAGAAGTACCTGTACCTGCCGGAGGAGCACAACGACTTCATCTTCTCGGTGGTTTGCGAGGAGCTGGGACTCATCGGCGCCACCATCATCATGGTGCTTTTCGCGCTGCTGATTCTGCGGGGCTACTGGATCGCCCTCCAGGCCCGGGACCGGTTCGGCAGCCTTCTGGTGGTGGGCGTCACCACGCTTTTGGCCATGCAGACCTTTTTGAACATCGCCGTGGTCTCCGGTCTGGTGCCGGCCACCGGCATCTCCCTGCCGTTTTTCAGCTACGGCGGCACGGCGCTGCTGATCCAGCTGGTGGAGATGGGGATTGTGCTCTCCGTCTCCCGGCAGATGAAGCCCTCCAGGGCCGGATAG
- the murG gene encoding undecaprenyldiphospho-muramoylpentapeptide beta-N-acetylglucosaminyltransferase — protein MRILFTCGGTAGHVNPALALAGYFQSKHPGCEILFVGAERGLEKDLIPKAGYPFRTVHISSFHRSVKPAELKHNLISVCNLIRAPYEANAILKEFRPDYVVGTGGYASFPMVKAAAKHGIPTAVHESNMVPGLTTKMLEPYADRVMVGFEACRRHYQHPEKVVVTGTPVRGDFFALSHLKAREKLGLLGERKLIVSFWGSLGAGEMNRQMVEFLAIESAREPFYHIHGAGKSGYPGMLELLRQRGVDLEQHPALQLKEYIYDMSVVMRAADLVICRSGASTISELTALGVPAIMVPSPNVTNNHQEKNARVLEEHGGARVVLEKDSSAQVLFQEAAAILHDEQKRLSMARSMGELGILDATERIYQTILAIDQ, from the coding sequence ATGCGTATTCTATTTACCTGCGGCGGAACGGCGGGCCACGTGAACCCGGCCCTGGCCCTGGCGGGATACTTTCAGAGCAAGCACCCGGGGTGTGAAATCCTCTTTGTGGGGGCGGAGCGGGGGCTGGAAAAGGACCTGATCCCCAAGGCGGGCTATCCCTTCCGCACGGTTCACATCTCCAGCTTCCACCGGTCGGTGAAGCCGGCGGAGCTGAAGCACAACCTGATTTCCGTCTGCAACCTGATCCGCGCCCCCTACGAGGCCAACGCCATTTTAAAGGAGTTTCGGCCCGACTATGTGGTGGGCACCGGGGGCTACGCCAGCTTTCCTATGGTGAAGGCGGCGGCAAAGCACGGGATTCCCACGGCTGTGCACGAGTCCAACATGGTGCCCGGACTCACCACTAAGATGCTGGAGCCCTATGCCGACCGGGTGATGGTGGGCTTTGAGGCATGCCGCAGGCACTATCAGCACCCGGAGAAGGTGGTGGTCACCGGCACCCCGGTCCGTGGCGACTTCTTTGCCCTGAGCCATCTTAAGGCCCGGGAGAAGTTAGGCCTGCTTGGGGAGCGCAAGCTGATCGTTTCCTTCTGGGGCTCTTTGGGCGCGGGGGAGATGAATCGCCAGATGGTGGAGTTCCTGGCCATTGAATCGGCCCGCGAGCCCTTTTACCACATCCACGGCGCCGGCAAATCCGGCTATCCCGGAATGCTGGAGCTGCTGCGGCAAAGGGGAGTGGATTTGGAGCAGCATCCGGCCCTCCAGCTGAAGGAGTATATCTACGATATGTCCGTGGTGATGCGGGCGGCGGACCTGGTGATCTGCCGCTCCGGCGCCTCCACCATCAGCGAGCTGACGGCACTTGGCGTGCCCGCTATCATGGTGCCCTCCCCCAATGTGACCAACAATCATCAGGAGAAGAACGCCCGGGTTCTGGAGGAGCACGGCGGCGCCCGTGTGGTGCTGGAGAAGGATTCCAGCGCCCAGGTGCTGTTTCAGGAGGCTGCGGCCATCCTCCACGACGAGCAAAAGAGGCTGTCCATGGCCCGTTCCATGGGAGAACTTGGGATTTTGGACGCCACGGAGCGGATTTATCAGACGATCCTTGCAATTGACCAGTAA